The genome window TACTCTGATTTCTCATCTTCTCTTCTAATgtctcatcttcttcttctctgcTGCTAAACGGATCGcttcatcctcatcattatcatcatcatcatcatcttcactgtTATGAGCATTTTCAAGTTCTTCCAAAAGAAACAACTTATGCTCTGGATAACTCCAGTGATTGATCAGTGGACTCTCCTCGCTATTATCAATTTCATCTTCTATTGCGTTCCTTTGAGGACTCAGGTTGCCTGATCGGTCCACTGCTATTATATTCTCCATCAATGACTCTGTTCTCGGGAGTGGAAATTGCATCAGATTAGAAAATGTTTGCTCATCATCATCTGCAATTTCAATCATGTTTTTCCCGGACCTGTAACATAGTAATTATCGAAAATGAATAACAAGGAAACAGGAATGagaatatttaaaactaattgCTACTAAACAGTATTCAACCATATAGGCAAAGAACTTGAAAACAAACACTAAAGCAGTGAGAAATGAGAATGGACAGCTTACGCTAATAAAGCAGCAGCACACTTGATGTGAACAAAATATCCGAACTCCTCACAGAAATAGGCCCAGTACTTTTGCTCGAGTCCTTGGCTGCAGATGGGGCAATGCCGAATGAATCTCCTGTACATTTCTGGAATAGAATAAATGAGCTGCAATGTATCGTCCTCATGAATTCGGAGTCTGATGGTGCGAGGGTATAAAGCGCAGCTGCTGTGGATCCAGAAGTGACAAGAATGACATATATAAGAACCAAATTCTTCAGATTTAATCCCACAAGCATCACAGGAGAAACACGCTGTCCTGCGCAGTAATGGAAGCGAGTGGTGCTGGTGTCCCTCGTGATCCAGCACCGACTCCATCACAACACATTTTGCGCTGTTTTTATTTATCTGGCCTGTACAAACTGCACAAGAGATTTTGACAAATTCAGGAGAAAATTTCCCCTTAACCTTTCCAAAGTAAAAATTATCATAACAGAGGTCAAGCTGGTGTTGCGAATGCATATGGTGAATGACGCGTTGGGGTGATTCTGCACATCTTTTGTGCAGGAAAAATGAACAAGGAGAATGCTGAAGAGAGCATGTGTATGCAGCAGAGAGTCCTATTATCGGAGTATCACATATACAGCACACAATTGGTGCTGCAATGCTGCTACTATCGAAATCTTCGTTGAGTACTAGTGGATGATCATGGCAAACATGATCAAGCTCGATTGCTATTGCCATCAAATTTTAAGCAATCAGATTCTTGTGAAATTTTGCAAGAGAAAACCGAAGACACACTTTAAGCAATAATGCAGCTTGTGAGTTCAAATTTCACAGTGATATACAACTCTTCATTTTTGCAGATTTATATTGAAACAATAAGTTCACATTAGTCAGATCCATAATTTCGGGATCAGATTCGTTTACACTTCTTTTCTTAACTTAAATGTCTAGGCTTAGATAAGGCatagattatataatattgtcatttgatccaaaattttaaaaaaagactTGTTAGGGACACTTGACACTTGTTTAATCACATATTTGTTGATTTTAGCAAGTAATCTGAGACCCTAAAGATGACTTGATTATTTTAGTGAAACTGTTCATACAAGTATGTTTGTTCTGTACACACATTACGGTCGACACTACATCATCACAGGCATGAAAGTCCATATCGGAACGAAATCTAtagtgtaatttcgtgttccaGAGAGCATGTGTATGCAGGAGAGAGTCCTATTATCGGAGTTTCGCATACACAGCACGCAAGTGGTTCTGCAATGCTACTACTGTCGAAATCTTGTATTATGACTAGTGGATGATCATGGCGAATATGAACAAGCTCGATTGCTGTTGCCATCAAAATCTGAGCAATCGAATTTCTGTAATTTCCGCAAGAGAGAATTGTGAGTTCAAACTTCACAATATAATACAACTCTTCATTTCAGCTGATTAACTAACAAAGCCAAACCAAAACCGAAGcgtgtaaattcggttcggtcctaattttctgaaaattcggtttattcggtccggaccgaaataatTTGGTTCGGTCCATACCAAAATTTTGATCGGGTCGGTCCAGGAAAAATGCAATTTCAATTCTCGATCGATTCGGTTCAGTCCGATTTTCGAATGAATCGACGCGATGCTCGTCATATGTGATTCAGTTGACCCATACTTTCCGGGGTCCAGTCCGATTTTCGAATGAATCGACGCGATGCTCGTCATATCGTCATATGTGATTCAGTTGACCCATACTTTCCGGATCAGATTTGTTTACATCTTTTCTTTTAACTTAAATGTCTATGCTTAAATAAGACAGAgagtatataatattatcatttgATCCAAAGTTCAAAAAACCATGTGTTAGGAACACTTGGTCACTTTTTAAATCAcatttttgttgattttatcACATTTTTGTTGATTTTAGCAAGTAATCGGAGTTAATATATACGGAACCGttgggcaaacttaaaaaaaagtgattctttgTTTAAAGTAGAATAGTAGATGAGAAGAtaagttaattaataaaatgtttgtaaAGAACTAGAAACTCATACATACATTGATATTAACTCTCAATGGTTATCTCCCAATTTTCAGAGCTTCAAAAAATATACTATTACATTTtgtatatcatatataaattgtCAAACAATTGAGAACCTGCTGTTTTGATCAAACGACAGTACTATTTCACATCAACTATCCTAACAAACAAACTAAAGCCGGACAATTTGCCGTTttaagcttcttgagattgTCATATACATATAACCGTTGCTACTACAACAAGAACGCATACAGCTTAAAATAGCCAGTTCATACTGATGTTGCCAAGCCAAACATAAAGCGGGAGTTGAGCTACAGCAATGAAGAGCAAGAGGTAGTGGTGTCTGCTTGAATCGTATGTCCTTACCTCTGCAAAAAGTACTCTCTTCATCGTCTTTACCAAGAAAATTCCCATGCATAAGCATGTCCATGGCATCAAGAAGTAGTATGAATAGCTCCACACAATTTTCCCAAATACAGCCATACACATACCCGTGAAGGTATATCCAGCATATGCTACAATATCAAGTAAAGGTGCCTCACCACTACCTAGTGAAAATAATGACATTTTCAGTAGTGAAACTTGCAAGAACCAACCCACCAAACCCTTGATAAACAGCCAATTCAGAGCTTCAGGGGTAAACCTGTTAAAATAGAAGAAACAAATtcacaacaattttttttttgtttgtcgTGCACCTTTATTGAAGAGGAAAAGTGAATGAGTAATGTGAAAAATGGTGCACTTGATAGTGAACATATTGAATTGcagttgtaattttttttaatagggGTTTTTATATCTAGTAACAGCATGACCATACTTCAGGAACAGttcaatatttcaatatatctaGAAGAGCTCAACTGTACTAAGAAATTCATGATAGACTTTACTTTAGCTTTTCCTTTAAAGAGCACAAGCACCATAACTAATAAGAAATTTGGAAAATAGCCTAAAAAGTTCAGCAGTCCGCAACATAAAACTATAAAAGAACTAAGCAATTTCTGTTCTTGCTTCTACAGTTTTTTAATATGTAAGGAACTAGACTAGAATAGATGTACTATTAAATCTACGACTTTTTTGCAATTTGGTGGCCTgaacaatttttttacaaaaaaatgacTATTTTATAAAAGTTGACATTGTATGAACTGaactatttgatttttaatagaTGATTACATCCCCTCAGTAAGGCGTTAGTTCTTTTAGGGGATATACATCAGTTTGAAAATGTTCTTACAATTTTTTGTCTgttccatatatatattaatgtgtATAATACCAAACAAACACCAGGGATTGACAGTGGGTTCAATTGACACCaatgaaatttaaaaagaaaacaaaaatattttgtacgtaatttttttttaatcgatactcaaattaataaatttcagttttGACCCCACTAAAAAACTGTGTTTATACTTTATAGCGATAGATTCAATATGAGACTGGTGCTTTCGGTTCCCAGTTACACACTTAAACCACTGCacacaacatatatatacattttaccTCCGGTAGCTGGCCGGAAGTACTAATGTTGTCGTTGGCAGTGTCGAAGTGAACAGCTAGTATATGTTGTAGCTAAATGCCTATGTCTCACAggatttaattttgttattctGGGTAACATGAGGACAGAAGATTTATACTGCTAGCAAGGGCAAGGACAGGATGACCCAATATAGCACAATTAAAGAGGACTGTGCAGCAGCTTGTGTGGAGGACTGTAACTGTGAAGCTACTGGAATGGATATTTGTTTAatactttcttctttcattTTTAAGAAAAGCGGCATTTATTTAAGTGCGTGACACAAAACTTCTACAACGTAACTTTTTGAAAAAGTCTCTAGCCAAATTTATGTTTCCACACTCTGAAAACATATCAGTAAATGCAGTTGTGATTGAAGCATTAGTTTCTAAATCTTTGCACCCAACTAATGTGATATAATCATATTCTACACCATAAGGAGAACAGTGATGGTGCCACAGTctctgtgtgtgtatataaatgATCTGATAGTGGTAACTGGTATCGAGAAAGGACAGGATTTTggggagagggggggggggggggggggggggttgatgGAGGAGTTATTTTTTCTGGATTTGGTCAAGGGTCTGGTAATGA of Daucus carota subsp. sativus chromosome 3, DH1 v3.0, whole genome shotgun sequence contains these proteins:
- the LOC108214815 gene encoding uncharacterized protein LOC108214815; its protein translation is MAIAIELDHVCHDHPLVLNEDFDSSSIAAPIVCCICDTPIIGLSAAYTCSLQHSPCSFFLHKRCAESPQRVIHHMHSQHQLDLCYDNFYFGKVKGKFSPEFVKISCAVCTGQINKNSAKCVVMESVLDHEGHQHHSLPLLRRTACFSCDACGIKSEEFGSYICHSCHFWIHSSCALYPRTIRLRIHEDDTLQLIYSIPEMYRRFIRHCPICSQGLEQKYWAYFCEEFGYFVHIKCAAALLASGKNMIEIADDDEQTFSNLMQFPLPRTESLMENIIAVDRSGNLSPQRNAIEDEIDNSEESPLINHWSYPEHKLFLLEELENAHNSEDDDDDDNDEDEAIRLAAEKKKMRH